Genomic segment of Candidatus Thiopontia autotrophica:
TGCTGGTATCTTTCAACAGCAGGTTAAGGCCGTAGAAGGTGAAAAACATGGAGACCTCTTTGCCCAGTGCAACCGCTGTGCTACCCAAAATAAACGGTGGGTAGGCCCAATCCAGGGTCCCCTTGGTACAGATCATTGCAACTTTTTCAGTTCCAGCCATTGTTCATTCCTCTCGCTATCTATATACAACAGCAGCCAGAGAACTCTCCAGCCGCTTTTTCACTTACAAAACCAGATCAAGACTTCTTGATCATAAACACAAACTTGCCACCCTCTTCACCAGACGACATAAGCTCGTTACCTGTCTGATTACAGAATGCCTCGATATCTTTTACTGAACCCGGATCAGTTGCAACGACACGCAGAACCTGTCCAGCATCCATTGTGTTGATAGTCTTCTTGGTGCGCAAAATTGGTAGTGGGCAGTTCAGTCCTGATGCGTCCAGTTCTTGATCGAAATCAGCCATTCTTTCTCTCCATTCGTCTGTTAAGCTAAAATAAAAAAACCGATTATGCACCAAAACAGCGTTGAGATACATAACCATAACTAAAAAATATGAGACGATACTTATATTACATTGATGGAAGAATGGCAAGGATAAGGACAACTCTTCGCTCCTGCCTGTTGATCTACATCACATTAACTCACCCCCTGAGTGCGGGGGAGATCAGGCTACCATCGCTTGGAGGAGACTACTCGGCATCAATTCTCTCCCCGGAAGAGGAGCATCTTCTGGGGGAATCCTTCATGCGCTCTCTACGTGAACAGATCACCTTCTCCAGCGAACCTCTCATTCAACACTACACCCAGACACTTGGAGAACAGCTTGCAGCACAATCAGAGAACCCATCAAAGAAATTTGAGTTTTTTGTTATCGATAATCCAACTATTAATGCGTTTGCCGGCCCTGATGGAAAAATAGGCATACATACAGGGCTTATTAAAAAGGCAGAGAACGAGGGTGAACTGGCAGCAGTATTGGCCCATGAGATTGCTCACGTTACCCAGCGCCATCTGATGCGGAGACTTGAGAGCCAACAGGACATGTCTCTGCCAACCGTAGCTACAGTTCTTGCAACAGTTATAGCTGCATCTGCAGATCCCCAGGCAGGAGAGGCTGTTGCTGCCACCGCAACTGGCCTCTCAATCCAGAGGCAGATTAATTTTACCCGCAGTAATGAACAAGAAGCAGACCGAGTTGGGATGCAGATTTTACACAGTGCCGGGTACTCTCCATCCAACATGCCATCATTCTTTGAAAGACTGCAACAGGCCAACCGTTATAGCGGAGAGAGCCTGCCTGAATATCTACAGACCCACCCTTTGACACTCTCAAGAATTGCTGATGCAGAGAGTCGTGCTGCACAATTTTCAC
This window contains:
- a CDS encoding sulfurtransferase TusA family protein, whose product is MADFDQELDASGLNCPLPILRTKKTINTMDAGQVLRVVATDPGSVKDIEAFCNQTGNELMSSGEEGGKFVFMIKKS
- a CDS encoding M48 family metallopeptidase; translated protein: MARIRTTLRSCLLIYITLTHPLSAGEIRLPSLGGDYSASILSPEEEHLLGESFMRSLREQITFSSEPLIQHYTQTLGEQLAAQSENPSKKFEFFVIDNPTINAFAGPDGKIGIHTGLIKKAENEGELAAVLAHEIAHVTQRHLMRRLESQQDMSLPTVATVLATVIAASADPQAGEAVAATATGLSIQRQINFTRSNEQEADRVGMQILHSAGYSPSNMPSFFERLQQANRYSGESLPEYLQTHPLTLSRIADAESRAAQFSQQKKIDSLEFNLIRQILLVNDFNNPQHAIRHYKTGLQQTTDPHTTQYQQFGYGMALLKAGQSAKAIKQLLPLLEQNPDHPILITAIAQAYIESGNISDALKTVKTTHQLYPSHLPLTYLFTDLLISSGEYNQAIRVLEQRISITSTIPQLYQKLAIAYGSADQPVKSHIAQAQYHFFLGETKNALSQLDYAERAARKGRGNFILFSAIDAHRLIYEEKEDREKGQQ